CACAGGATCGCCGGCGTCGCGCAGTTCAATAAAATTAATACCTTTGACAACGCGGCCATCTTTAACATCTAGACATGGAATTATACGTTTTGTGAGCATAGTGCAATCGCTTCTTTCAAATCAAATTTATTTTCATATAGTGCTTTTCCAATGATAACGCCGTAAAGATTTTTTGCTTTGATTGACAAAATATTTTTAATGTCATCAAGACTTGATATTCCACCGGAAGCAATCACTGAAAGGTTGACCGTATTTAAGATTTCTTGTATTTGTTTAATATTGGGCCCAACAAGAGCGCCATCGCGTGCAATATCTGTGTAAATAAGAGTTTTAAGCCCAGCTTGCTCAAGCTTTTGGGCAAGGTCTTTTCCTTGGATAGATGAAACTTCAGCCCATCCTTTGGTTGCGACCATTCCATTAGCGCAATCAAGGCTAACGGCGATTTGATTATCCCACTTTGAAAGAACGTCTTTGATAAAATCGAAATCTTCAACCGCCTTTGTCCCTAAGATAATACGAGAAATTCCAATGTCTGCAAAACGTTGAATTGTTTCTTTGTTGCGGATGCCGCCTCCGACTTCAATCGGAACATCGATTGATTCTTTAATTTTCTTGATAATATCAAAATTAGTTGAAATACCTTTTTCGGCTCCATCTAAATCAACAATATGAATCAATTGGGCTCCACAGCTTTGCCATTTTTGAGCAATTGATACTGGATCGTGATTATATTCTGTTTTTTGATCAAATTTACCTTGCGTGAGACGGACAACTTTTTGATCTTTTAAGTCGATAGCGGGTATAATAATCATTTTAATTCGTTAAAGTTTTTTAAGATCTTTAATCCTATTTCTTGACTTTTTTCAGGGTGAAACTGAACTCCAAAAATATTATTCTTTGAGATTGAAGATGTAAAATCTAGACCATAGTTCGTTGTTGTTGCACTGACTTCATTGTTTTTTGGTTTTACAAAAAACGAATGACAAAAATACGCATTAGAGTTCTCTTCAATCCCTTTAAATAAAGGGCAATTTTTTTGTTTAATATTAAGCTGGTTCCATCCCATGTGAGGGATTTTAAGATCAGTAAACCTAACAACAGATCCTGGAATAATGCCGAGAGTTTCAACAGTACCGCCTTCATCGCTTTGGTCGAATAAAAGTTGAAGACCTAAGCAGATACCTAAAAATGGTTTTCCATTTTTGATGGCGTTTTTTATTATTTCAATAAGCTTAAGACTTTTAAGTTTATCCATGGCAGGCGCGATGGCGCCAACACCAGGTAAAACAATCTTTTCAGATGTGCTGATAATGTCAGGATTGTCTGTGACAATGGCGGTTGCGCCAACTTTTTCAAGTGCTTTTTGGACGCTTCTTAAATTCCCCATTCCGTAATCAACAATAGAAATCATTAGTCAATAATTCCTTTTGTTGAAGGAACGCCCTTGCGTCGAGTTTCAATGCGAACAGCATCACATAGAGCAAGCCCCAACGCCTTAAAAGCTGTCTCGAGAGTTGTGTGCAAGTCTTCGCTGACATTTTTAACATTGACAATAAGATTGACTCCAAGATTATTCGCAAAAGACTCGAGAAAGTGCTCGAGATAAGTTAGAGCGTATCCGTCTTGCATATTTGTTCCAGAGGCACCTTCAAAACTAAGCTTGAGGTAACCACGTCCGCCAATATCCAGAATAACTTCAGAAAATGTCGATTCCATTGGTGCTGCAGCAAAGCCAAAGCGTTTAATGCCATTCATGTCGCCTAAAGCTTTTTTGAAAATTTTTCCGAGTACAATACCAATGTCTTCGTTAGTGTGATGGATATCAATTTCTGTATCTGCTTTTTGAACTTCAAGGTTTAAATCGAATAATCCATGAAAAGCAAAAAGTTCAAGCATGTGGTCAAGAATGCCTATGCCGGTTTTGATTTTTGCTGACCCTTTTCCGTCGAGATTAAGTTCGGCTATGATTTCGGTTTCAGTACTTTTGCGTTCAAATGTTGCTTTTCGATCTTTTTTTAAGTTTAGCATATTTTGCCTTTCTTATTGTTTGAAACGTATCTGGACAGATTCATTGTGCTTTGTCAGTCCTTCTAGAAGAGCGATTTTTTCAAGCGCTCCTTTTGCCTTTTCGAGTGCTTTTCGTGAATATGAGATCATATGACTTGTCTTTGTAAAATCAGATAAAGATAATCCTGAAAAAAAGCGAGCTGTTCCAAGTGTTGGCAAGACATGGCTTGGTCCTGCGATGTAGTCTCCAATGGATGTTGGGCTGTTAGGACCTAAGAAAATGGCACCGGCGTTATCGATTTTGTTAGCAATGCTGGAGGCATTGTTTGTCATGATTTGCAAATGTTCAGGGGCTATCCGATTGGCGATAACAATCGCTTCTTGCATATTTTTTGCATAGATTGCATATCCATTTGGAATTCGATTTTTAAACATCTTTATAAATTTCTTAGTTGTTGTAATCAAGATTGCAAGCCCGTCTAGATGTTCTGCTTGAGATTCAAGATCTGCCAAAATATAATCTGGATTGCTGTGACGATTGGCAATAATGGCAAGTTCGCTTGGACCGGCGAGCATATCAATATCCACATATCCAAAAAGTTGCCTTTTTGCTTCTGTGACATACATATTTCCCGGGCCGATAATTTTATCGACTTTTGGAATTGTTTTTGTTCCAAACGCAAGGGCTGCAATGGCTTGTGCACCACCTGCTTTATAGATTTCATTGACTTTCAAAAGATTAGCCACGGCTAAAATATATGGATTAATATTTCCATCTTTGTCTGGTGGTGAGACTAAAACAATGCGTTTAACCCCAGCAATTTTAGCTGGGATTGTTG
This sequence is a window from Candidatus Omnitrophota bacterium. Protein-coding genes within it:
- the hisH gene encoding imidazole glycerol phosphate synthase subunit HisH codes for the protein MISIVDYGMGNLRSVQKALEKVGATAIVTDNPDIISTSEKIVLPGVGAIAPAMDKLKSLKLIEIIKNAIKNGKPFLGICLGLQLLFDQSDEGGTVETLGIIPGSVVRFTDLKIPHMGWNQLNIKQKNCPLFKGIEENSNAYFCHSFFVKPKNNEVSATTTNYGLDFTSSISKNNIFGVQFHPEKSQEIGLKILKNFNELK
- the hisA gene encoding 1-(5-phosphoribosyl)-5-[(5-phosphoribosylamino)methylideneamino]imidazole-4-carboxamide isomerase, whose amino-acid sequence is MIIIPAIDLKDQKVVRLTQGKFDQKTEYNHDPVSIAQKWQSCGAQLIHIVDLDGAEKGISTNFDIIKKIKESIDVPIEVGGGIRNKETIQRFADIGISRIILGTKAVEDFDFIKDVLSKWDNQIAVSLDCANGMVATKGWAEVSSIQGKDLAQKLEQAGLKTLIYTDIARDGALVGPNIKQIQEILNTVNLSVIASGGISSLDDIKNILSIKAKNLYGVIIGKALYENKFDLKEAIALCSQNV
- the hisD gene encoding histidinol dehydrogenase; the protein is MKVLKPTGPGLQKLYDRNLHARKKHVEEKVRHIIEDIRQNGDDALLKYTKRFDKVKLNPKKIKVDEAEISSAFQNITSDFVSTLKMIINNVSTFYKKQIKKPSRVKNDEGVMLKEKITPLESVGIYIPAGTAPLVSSVYMTTIPAKIAGVKRIVLVSPPDKDGNINPYILAVANLLKVNEIYKAGGAQAIAALAFGTKTIPKVDKIIGPGNMYVTEAKRQLFGYVDIDMLAGPSELAIIANRHSNPDYILADLESQAEHLDGLAILITTTKKFIKMFKNRIPNGYAIYAKNMQEAIVIANRIAPEHLQIMTNNASSIANKIDNAGAIFLGPNSPTSIGDYIAGPSHVLPTLGTARFFSGLSLSDFTKTSHMISYSRKALEKAKGALEKIALLEGLTKHNESVQIRFKQ
- a CDS encoding imidazoleglycerol-phosphate dehydratase gives rise to the protein MLNLKKDRKATFERKSTETEIIAELNLDGKGSAKIKTGIGILDHMLELFAFHGLFDLNLEVQKADTEIDIHHTNEDIGIVLGKIFKKALGDMNGIKRFGFAAAPMESTFSEVILDIGGRGYLKLSFEGASGTNMQDGYALTYLEHFLESFANNLGVNLIVNVKNVSEDLHTTLETAFKALGLALCDAVRIETRRKGVPSTKGIID